A stretch of the Sulfurimonas sp. HSL3-1 genome encodes the following:
- the groES gene encoding co-chaperone GroES, with protein MNFQPLGNRVLVERVEDAQTTASGIIIPDNAKEKPSQGKIVAIGGDVETITVGDTVVFGKYSGNELSLDGQEYLIMDADDIFGIIK; from the coding sequence ATGAACTTTCAACCACTTGGTAACCGTGTGCTTGTCGAGCGCGTGGAAGACGCTCAGACCACCGCTTCGGGGATTATCATCCCGGACAACGCAAAAGAGAAACCTTCCCAGGGCAAGATTGTAGCAATTGGCGGCGACGTCGAGACCATCACTGTCGGCGATACCGTTGTCTTCGGCAAGTATTCCGGCAACGAGCTTTCCCTTGACGGTCAGGAGTATCTCATCATGGATGCCGACGACATTTTTGGAATTATCAAATAA
- a CDS encoding tyrosine-type recombinase/integrase, which yields MKLTSRSGRLWITFYHQSKRYRRSLELDDTKRNRKIAEQQIIPEIVFKLNHGMFFETEETNKMPTLEAFAEVSFKLHRNTRKPSTLVRMMSNYKKHILPRFGKKKLDQIKPSMLSLWQSEMLEKQGLSPKRIRDIRSVLSVILEDAVNDELIGSNPARKMAKLPMQQAAAIEPFSFEEIRAILDTAEGHFANMFAVGFFTGMRIGEILALRWEDVNFDTATISIKATVGRGLITTPKTAGSIREIEILDVLMPYLRDQYEQTGEWGTFVFLNEANTHYFDSSKIRLPHWKNALEKAGVKYRTLYQMRHTFASMMITNGENVLWVSSMMGHTTPEMTLRRYTRYIKKDGVKHGTFLNKKFS from the coding sequence ATGAAGCTCACCAGTCGCAGCGGCAGATTGTGGATAACGTTCTATCATCAATCAAAGAGGTATAGACGAAGCCTCGAACTCGATGATACGAAACGCAACCGCAAGATAGCCGAGCAACAAATCATTCCCGAGATTGTTTTTAAACTCAATCATGGGATGTTCTTTGAAACCGAAGAGACAAACAAGATGCCTACGCTCGAAGCGTTCGCGGAGGTCAGTTTCAAGCTGCACCGGAACACCCGAAAGCCCTCGACGCTTGTACGCATGATGTCAAATTACAAAAAGCACATTCTCCCCCGTTTCGGAAAGAAGAAGCTCGACCAGATCAAACCCTCCATGCTCTCGCTATGGCAATCGGAGATGCTTGAGAAGCAAGGGCTTTCCCCGAAACGGATCAGGGATATCCGCTCCGTGCTGAGTGTCATTCTGGAAGACGCGGTCAATGACGAGTTGATTGGATCAAACCCCGCTCGGAAGATGGCGAAGCTCCCCATGCAGCAGGCCGCAGCGATTGAGCCGTTTTCCTTTGAGGAGATCAGGGCGATTCTGGATACTGCCGAAGGGCACTTTGCCAATATGTTCGCCGTGGGCTTCTTTACAGGGATGCGGATCGGCGAGATCTTGGCGCTCAGATGGGAAGACGTAAATTTTGACACTGCTACGATAAGTATCAAGGCGACAGTGGGGCGTGGATTGATTACGACACCCAAAACGGCGGGCAGTATCAGGGAGATCGAGATCCTCGATGTGCTTATGCCTTATCTGCGTGACCAGTACGAGCAGACAGGGGAGTGGGGCACGTTTGTCTTTTTAAACGAAGCGAATACGCACTATTTTGATTCGAGCAAAATACGCCTTCCACACTGGAAAAACGCGCTTGAAAAAGCTGGTGTCAAGTATAGAACCTTATATCAGATGCGTCATACCTTTGCGAGTATGATGATTACGAACGGCGAAAATGTACTTTGGGTCAGTAGTATGATGGGGCACACAACTCCAGAAATGACCTTGAGACGGTACACCAGATATATCAAGAAAGACGGCGTGAAACATGGCACGTTTCTAAATAAAAAGTTCTCTTGA
- a CDS encoding helix-turn-helix domain-containing protein: MEIELEHLKMLPRILEIIELMKKEMDKGAAKRWLNVKELAEYLGYSRDRIYKIKDEYFIEGVHFHNRTGKILFDRVAIDSWVVGKDTDEAHQSQRQIVDNVLSSIKEV, encoded by the coding sequence ATGGAGATAGAACTTGAACACCTCAAGATGCTCCCGCGGATTCTTGAGATCATCGAGCTGATGAAAAAGGAGATGGACAAGGGTGCTGCCAAACGGTGGCTCAACGTCAAAGAACTCGCCGAGTATCTCGGCTATTCCAGAGACCGTATCTACAAGATCAAGGATGAATACTTTATCGAGGGAGTCCACTTTCATAACCGAACGGGTAAAATACTCTTTGATAGAGTTGCGATTGACTCTTGGGTGGTCGGAAAGGATACCGATGAAGCTCACCAGTCGCAGCGGCAGATTGTGGATAACGTTCTATCATCAATCAAAGAGGTATAG
- a CDS encoding ATP-binding protein gives MYLKKIVVENYGPIDRIDLEARFSSVGHPTPIILVGENGSGKTTLLSSIADALMEFAAKSFDDVLTRTATGHKFFKISGSVNTKTGRPYGLCFFEFENNGTKYQYIDKNGQLSLVDIKTKTNNVFSLPFKTDEIFKIISDDVAGSKDDFKKNTYCFFPSNRFEVPHWMNSEIYSDENFKFESQFVDKLKKPILIASSMEKNRSWLMDLVLDSHLYGDSNIWASVNSIIRAILGVEHCRFGIGHRTKGSYNRISIGKVDETGSWIETIVPSITNLSMGQSVLLNVFLTVMRYGDHGENTQLNEIEGIVLIDEVDLHLHSDLQSQTLPNLIALFPKIQFIITTHSPLFVLGMESRLGAENVMIVDMPYGMEISSERFREFESAFQVYEQTRLFEEKALQFIQQSEKHTVFVEGPTDKMILHKAIELYAPEILSLVDVQCAEQNGGGYNWVKDMLLSWHFGRQNKKAIGLFDFDRATQSAIGSINGYVGNRNNFKVMKLADYKPAHLIKIFSKGIEIPFAIEEMFDSEFWEYFSSQGWLKRKDDVVEYNRFRDLDISFNDYCIDKGLQTEDFIFFQTVQKEKKLEAAHYICSVADVTNFMSMKKLVEDIKKYFEL, from the coding sequence ATGTATTTAAAAAAAATTGTAGTTGAAAATTACGGACCCATTGACAGAATTGACTTAGAGGCTAGATTTAGTAGTGTTGGTCACCCGACCCCTATAATATTGGTTGGTGAAAATGGAAGTGGTAAGACTACATTGCTTTCTTCTATTGCTGATGCATTAATGGAGTTTGCAGCAAAGTCATTTGATGATGTATTAACGAGAACAGCTACTGGCCATAAGTTTTTCAAAATCTCTGGGAGTGTCAATACCAAGACAGGACGCCCATACGGGTTATGCTTTTTCGAATTTGAGAACAATGGTACAAAGTATCAATATATTGATAAAAATGGACAACTTTCACTTGTTGATATTAAGACTAAAACGAACAATGTGTTTAGCCTGCCATTCAAGACGGATGAGATTTTTAAAATTATCAGTGATGACGTGGCAGGTTCAAAGGATGATTTCAAAAAAAATACATATTGTTTTTTCCCCTCTAATAGGTTTGAAGTACCACATTGGATGAATTCAGAGATATATTCGGATGAAAATTTCAAGTTCGAAAGTCAATTTGTTGATAAGTTGAAGAAGCCAATTTTGATTGCTTCTTCCATGGAAAAAAACCGCAGTTGGTTGATGGATCTTGTTCTAGATAGTCATCTATATGGGGATTCAAATATTTGGGCAAGTGTGAATAGCATTATTCGGGCAATTCTTGGAGTAGAACATTGTAGGTTTGGTATTGGACATAGAACGAAAGGATCTTATAACAGAATTTCAATAGGCAAAGTCGACGAGACAGGTAGTTGGATTGAAACTATTGTGCCTTCAATAACGAATCTTTCAATGGGACAATCAGTTCTATTAAATGTATTTCTTACAGTCATGAGGTATGGTGATCACGGAGAGAATACACAGTTGAATGAAATAGAGGGTATTGTTTTAATCGATGAAGTTGATTTACATTTACATTCTGATCTCCAGTCTCAAACGCTCCCTAATCTAATTGCTCTTTTCCCAAAAATACAGTTCATCATTACTACTCATTCACCACTTTTTGTACTTGGAATGGAGTCGAGGTTAGGTGCAGAAAATGTGATGATTGTAGATATGCCTTACGGAATGGAAATAAGTTCTGAACGGTTTAGAGAGTTTGAAAGTGCTTTTCAAGTGTATGAACAAACAAGGCTTTTCGAAGAAAAAGCACTACAGTTTATACAACAATCAGAGAAACATACTGTATTCGTCGAAGGTCCTACGGATAAGATGATACTTCATAAGGCTATTGAATTATATGCACCTGAAATTTTGTCATTGGTTGATGTTCAATGTGCAGAACAGAATGGAGGGGGCTATAACTGGGTAAAAGATATGTTGTTGAGTTGGCATTTTGGACGTCAGAATAAAAAAGCTATTGGTCTCTTTGATTTTGATCGGGCCACACAGAGCGCAATTGGGTCAATCAACGGATATGTTGGAAACCGCAATAATTTTAAAGTCATGAAGCTCGCAGATTATAAGCCTGCACATCTAATAAAGATTTTTTCAAAGGGGATTGAGATTCCCTTCGCCATAGAAGAAATGTTTGATTCTGAGTTTTGGGAATATTTCTCTTCACAAGGTTGGTTGAAGCGGAAAGATGATGTTGTTGAATACAATAGATTTCGAGATTTGGATATTAGCTTCAATGATTATTGTATCGATAAAGGTTTGCAGACTGAGGATTTTATCTTTTTCCAGACTGTGCAAAAAGAAAAAAAACTAGAAGCGGCACATTATATCTGTTCCGTTGCTGATGTGACAAACTTTATGTCGATGAAGAAGCTTGTTGAAGATATTAAGAAGTATTTTGAACTCTAA
- a CDS encoding class I SAM-dependent methyltransferase produces MGDTIKDVNKILPDAVRREHWDNLFRSKTYTDVLWHQTTPAKSLAQIERFSGAEDAVIDVGCGASLLVDNLIAKGYRNLCLLDASEASLQIVRDRLALDADIPDYVCSDIVNFNPQKQFRVWHDRAMFHFLQEATERQKYFAVLHASLLPGGTAIINTFAADGETECAGLSTIRYDRERMAAELPEGLELIEAEDFVHTTPRNTEQNYAAFYIRKTH; encoded by the coding sequence GTACGCCGGGAGCACTGGGACAACCTTTTCAGGTCAAAAACCTATACCGATGTCTTATGGCATCAAACCACTCCCGCCAAATCCCTTGCACAGATAGAGCGATTTTCGGGCGCGGAGGATGCCGTCATCGACGTGGGGTGCGGCGCCTCTTTGCTGGTCGACAATCTTATTGCGAAGGGGTACCGTAACCTCTGTCTGCTGGATGCGTCCGAAGCCTCGCTGCAGATCGTGCGGGATAGACTGGCGCTGGATGCGGACATCCCCGATTATGTCTGTTCGGATATCGTCAATTTCAACCCTCAGAAGCAGTTCCGGGTCTGGCATGACAGGGCGATGTTCCACTTTCTGCAGGAGGCGACTGAGCGCCAAAAGTATTTTGCGGTCCTGCATGCCTCTCTGCTTCCCGGCGGAACCGCCATCATCAATACCTTTGCCGCTGACGGGGAAACCGAATGTGCCGGTTTGAGTACGATACGCTATGATCGGGAAAGGATGGCGGCAGAACTCCCCGAAGGGTTGGAGCTTATCGAAGCCGAAGATTTTGTCCATACAACGCCAAGAAATACGGAACAAAACTACGCGGCTTTCTATATCAGGAAAACGCACTAA